One region of Eremothecium gossypii ATCC 10895 chromosome II, complete sequence genomic DNA includes:
- the TFB3 gene encoding TFIIH/NER complex subunit TFB3 (Syntenic homolog of Saccharomyces cerevisiae YDR460W (TFB3)) — MDDDEKKDMCPICKTDRYLSPDMKFLVNPECYHKICESCVDRIFSLGPAQCPYEGCDKILRKNKFKTQIFADVDVEREVDIRKRVFNVFNKTIEDFDGDTAAYDQYLEEVEDIVYGLDNGIDVAKNEEKLRTYEELNKQLILANMERNKQTLENFEQRQKFEKEIKLKKRQLEKQIEDEERANREWVKWEIVNQLTTSEDAEQVIENVKKTVKLKKSSARRKLEELNKVLRNNPYMTISNGRMKKQEHVPFTPFNGDRDRHKRYVIDEESYHDPVVKELQTKKEYIASGFRAEYVYNRVLTEAFMGLGCIIQDELQPS, encoded by the coding sequence ATGGATGACGACGAGAAGAAGGACATGTGTCCTATATGTAAGACAGATCGGTATTTGTCACCGGATATGAAGTTTCTGGTGAACCCGGAGTGCTATCACAAGATATGCGAGTCCTGCGTAGACCGTATATTCAGTCTCGGACCTGCGCAGTGTCCCTATGAGGGCTGTGATAAGATTCTACGGAAGAACAAGTTCAAAACACAGATATTCGCGGACGTGGATGTCGAACGGGAGGTGGATATCCGTAAACGGGTGTTTAATGTGTTCAACAAGACGATTGAAGATTTCGATGGAGACACCGCAGCGTACGACCAATATctggaggaggtggaggacATCGTCTATGGGCTAGACAACGGGATTGATGTTGCCAAAAACGAAGAGAAACTACGGACTTACGAGGAGCTCAACAAGCAGCTGATCCTGGCGAACATGGAGCGTAATAAACAGACACTGGAAAACTTCGAGCAGCGGCAGAAGTTCGAGAAGGAGATCAAGCTGAAAAAGCGGCAGCTGGAGAAGCAGATAGAGGATGAGGAGCGTGCCAACCGCGAATGGGTTAAATGGGAAATTGTTAACCAGCTCACCACGAGTGAAGACGCGGAGCAAGTGATCGAGAACGTTAAAAAGACGGTCAAACTGAAGAAGTCGTCCGCGCGCCGCAAGCTCGAAGAGCTGAACAAGGTGCTGCGAAACAACCCCTACATGACGATATCCAATGGGCGTATGAAGAAACAGGAGCACGTCCCGTTCACACCTTTCAACGGCGACCGCGACCGCCACAAGCGCTACGTGATAGACGAAGAGAGTTACCACGACCCTGTCGTCAAGGAGCTACAGACGAAGAAGGAGTATATTGCATCAGGATTCAGAGCTGAATATGTATATAATCGTGTGCTGACAGAAGCGTTCATGGGCCTCGGCTGTATCATACAGGATGAGTTACAGCCCTCTTAG
- the PFA5 gene encoding palmitoyltransferase PFA5 (Syntenic homolog of Saccharomyces cerevisiae YDR459C (PFA5)) yields the protein MWQCKNKSRWWYSLVPILCICIMCYGAIAYSYSFCYVEVWTHLGMKAAAIGMTCLHLIIVILLWIIWAQIIMMGPGRQPRVAPFMILPEMADAGERAKEGAATSVLPPDVYQCDTQGYPVWCSVCQSLKGLRTHHSVHLGFCVPRLDHYCVWLGTVIGRRNYRLFNQFLMCFLMHALIIFVSVVSLQRRIASSARMRGEREDPNVLVVLSLSCLVLLMVGALFISFLNYMANNQTTIEKLYTPKRQPRTMCFCVYNPADQYRYVVKSLPHENWNMWDKGSAYANYKDFLGSSIWRWFIPIGSNIPEFQTSAWEDDYNAILGPYKEELGSHYRDILMQRIEQGKYVTRLRVYGDKFREGL from the coding sequence ATGTGGCAGTGCAAGAACAAGTCAAGATGGTGGTATAGTCTGGTACCAATACTGTGCATATGTATAATGTGCTATGGGGCTATAGCGTATAGTTACTCTTTCTGTTACGTGGAAGTTTGGACGCACCTGGGAATGAAAGCGGCAGCCATAGGTATGACATGCTTACATTTGATAATAGTTATTCTGCTTTGGATTATATGGGCGCAGATAATCATGATGGGCCCTGGACGGCAGCCGCGTGTGGCCCCATTCATGATTTTGCCAGAGATGGCTGACGCCGGGGAGCGTGCGAAGGAAGGGGCTGCGACGTCGGTGCTCCCGCCAGACGTCTACCAGTGCGATACGCAGGGCTACCCCGTATGGTGTAGCGTCTGCCAAAGTCTAAAGGGGCTTCGCACGCATCACTCGGTGCATCTGGGGTTCTGTGTTCCCCGGCTGGACCATTACTGCGTTTGGCTGGGAACTGTTATTGGCCGGAGGAACTACCGGCTATTCAACCAGTTTCTCATGTGCTTTCTTATGCATGCGTTGATTATCTTCGTCTCAGTGGTCAGTCTGCAGAGACGTATTGCTTCCAGCGCACGCATGCGCGGGGAAAGGGAGGATCCAAATGTGTTGGTGGTATTATCACTGAGCTGTCTAGTGTTATTAATGGTTGGCGCTCTCTTCATATCATTTTTGAATTATATGGCAAACAATCAGACGACTATAGAAAAGTTGTACACACCGAAAAGACAGCCACGCACGATGTGTTTCTGCGTGTACAATCCGGCAGACCAATATCGTTATGTGGTGAAAAGCTTACCTCATGAAAATTGGAATATGTGGGATAAGGGTAGCGCATATGCTAACTACAAGGATTTTCTGGGTTCTAGTATATGGAGGTGGTTTATTCCCATCGGCAGTAACATCCCAGAGTTCCAGACTTCTGCATGGGAAGACGACTACAATGCTATTCTAGGGCCATATAAAGAAGAGCTAGGGAGCCACTACAGGGACATACTGATGCAGCGCATCGAACAAGGAAAATACGTTACACGTTTGCGTGTTTACGGGGACAAATTCAGAGAAGGACTTTAA
- the AMD1 gene encoding AMP deaminase (Syntenic homolog of Saccharomyces cerevisiae YML035C (AMD1)) encodes MMEGQGYEKECLAPHLESPVDGNPRDMHKHSAGSTEDEDISRRSSPEYDGVEVHSVNTNFSYHEEKLMLEHSTKMNALEQGLAPHITQSPQPSRFQAEGGAAERRLSASAQASLPEPPSMKFLGKSHAPEDDQTSYKMGQVAGDLPQYFGAPSQELVELYTKVQECRNLRARYQGLSMQRHGQNPKNRQEWEIYPPPPKPSYNSETKTVLKVTNQPDCEVFDFTQCEIPGEDTEWEFTANSDDVFAVHRATEDGEPQLIADVPSLRDYYVDLEKLVAISSDGPAKSFAFRRLQYLEARWNLYSLLNEYQETAISKKNPHRDFYNVRKVDTHVHHSACMNQKHLLRFIKYKLRTAANEEVIFRDGKVLTLSEVFQSLKLTGYDLSIDTLDMHAHKDTFHRFDKFNLKYNPIGESRLREIFLKTDNYIKGSYLAAITKQVISDLENSKYQNCEYRISIYGRSIDEWDKLAAWVIDNKILSHNVRWLIQVPRLYDIYKKTGTVKTFNDILVNLFQPLFEVTKNPQSHPKLHIFLQRVIGFDSVDDESKIDRRFHRKFPKSSLWESSQNPPYSYYLYYLYSNMSYLNQWRSRRGFNTLVLRPHCGEAGDPEHLISAYLLSQGISHGILLRKLPFVQYLYYLDQIGIAMSPLSNNALFLTYDKNPFPYYFRRGLNVSLSTDDPLQFSYTREPLIEEYSVAAQIYKLSNVDMCELARNSVLQSGWEAQIKRHWIGKDFEKAGIDGNDVEKTNVPNIRINYRYETLSTELELVEHYAK; translated from the coding sequence ATGATGGAAGGTCAAGGATACGAGAAGGAGTGCTTAGCGCCTCATTTGGAATCACCGGTTGATGGAAATCCCCGCGATATGCACAAGCACTCGGCAGGTTCTACGGAGGATGAGGATATCAGTCGCAGGAGCTCGCCGGAATATGACGGGGTGGAGGTTCACTCTGTGAATACAAACTTCTCATACCACGAGGAAAAGTTGATGTTGGAGCATAGCACCAAGATGAACGCGTTGGAACAGGGTCTTGCGCCCCATATCACGCAGTCGCCGCAACCGTCGCGCTTTCAGGCGGAAGGTGGCGCCGCTGAAAGGAGGCTATCCGCGTCTGCCCAGGCTTCGTTGCCGGAGCCACCGTCGATGAAATTTCTGGGGAAATCGCATGCGCCAGAAGACGACCAGACGTCGTACAAGATGGGGCAGGTGGCTGGAGACCTTCCGCAGTACTTTGGTGCGCCATCCCAGGAGCTTGTGGAGCTGTATACGAAGGTACAGGAGTGCCGGAATCTGCGCGCGCGGTACCAGGGACTGTCAATGCAGCGCCACGGGCAAAACCCCAAGAACCGGCAGGAGTGGGAGATCTACCCTCCTCCTCCCAAGCCTTCGTACAACTCTGAGACCAAGACAGTTCTGAAGGTGACCAACCAACCCGACTGCGAGGTTTTCGACTTTACCCAGTGTGAAATCCCCGGTGAGGATACGGAGTGGGAGTTCACGGCCAACTCTGACGACGTCTTTGCTGTTCACCGTGCTACCGAAGACGGCGAACCGCAACTGATTGCCGATGTCCCAAGTCTGCGCGACTATTACGTGGACTTGGAGAAACTGGTCGCCATTTCCTCGGACGGTCCAGCGAAGTCGTTCGCCTTTCGGCGCTTGCAGTACTTAGAAGCGCGCTGGAATTTGTACAGTTTGCTTAACGAGTATCAGGAGACGGCGATTTCCAAGAAGAACCCGCATAGAGACTTTTACAATGTGCGGAAGGTCGACACTCACGTTCACCACTCCGCTTGTATGAACCAGAAGCATCTTTTGCGTTTTATTAAGTACAAGCTACGCACTGCCGCCAACGAAGAAGTAATCTTCAGAGACGGGAAGGTACTAACGTTGTCCGAAGTCTTTCAGTCGTTGAAATTAACCGGGTATGATTTGTCTATCGATACTTTGGATATGCACGCGCACAAGGATACTTTCCACCGGTTTGACAAATTCAATCTGAAGTACAACCCTATCGGTGAATCCCGTCTTAGAGAGATATTCCTAAAGACAGACAATTATATCAAGGGTTCGTATTTGGCTGCCATTACCAAGCAAGTGATTTCAGACTTGGAAAACTCGAAATACCAAAACTGCGAATATAGAATTTCGATCTATGGTCGTTCCATTGATGAGTGGGACAAACTGGCTGCTTGGGTTATTGACAACAAGATTTTATCCCACAATGTTCGGTGGTTGATCCAAGTTCCAAGATTGTACGATATTTACAAGAAAACAGGTACCGTCAAGACCTTTAACGATATCCTAGTCAACCTGTTCCAGCCTTTGTTTGAAGTCACCAAAAACCCACAGTCGCACCCAAAACTGCATATCTTTTTGCAAAGGGTGATTGGGTTTGATTCTGTGGACGATGAGTCCAAGATCGATAGGCGTTTCCATAGGAAGTTCCCGAAGTCTTCTTTATGGGAGTCGTCTCAGAACCCTCCTTACTCATATTACCTCTACTACCTCTACTCCAATATGTCCTACCTAAACCAATGGAGAAGCAGACGCGGCTTCAATACGTTGGTCTTGCGTCCACATTGTGGCGAAGCAGGTGATCCCGAACACTTGATTTCAGCTTATCTCCTGTCACAAGGTATATCTCATGGTATCTTGCTCAGAAAGTTGCCCTTCGTTCAGTACCTATACTACCTGGATCAAATCGGAATTGCCATGTCTCCGTTGTCAAACAACGCTTTGTTTTTGACGTACGACAAGAATCCGTTCCCATACTACTTTAGAAGGGGTTTGAACGTTTCCTTGTCTACAGATGACCCCTTGCAGTTTTCTTACACTAGAGAGCCGCTTATTGAGGAGTATTCTGTCGCCGCGCAGATCTACAAACTCTCCAATGTCGACATGTGCGAGCTTGCGCGCAACTCGGTACTCCAGAGTGGTTGGGAGGCTCAGATCAAGCGTCACTGGATAGGTAAAGATTTTGAGAAGGCCGGTATTGATGGTAACGATGTTGAGAAAACCAATGTCCCAAACATCAGAATCAATTATAGATATGAGACGCTATCTACCGAATTGGAGTTGGTTGAACATTACGCAAAATGA
- the THP2 gene encoding Thp2p (Syntenic homolog of Saccharomyces cerevisiae YHR167W (THP2)) has translation MTTRYMDLLSEQQGQLDENYRNAMGVLDALETLAAPEQHKEEQVAALHALKAQSEPLLRSLVMLRVNNVNCVEAYATRAKIGPASDVAKSKLHASAGDNSAGNVLGLVARVRELQMTWLQHLQLVNQLSVELAYPLGRRGSEHVTVNREGPPPELVAALAAYDAGPDAPAAAELRAELLRYLDDIKATRARYLLENKYLLADSLRQLTRDVSSWSQKWESLEGTLFGDAPSSLRSLLRSVDTTKATITQKVAAPDPAAPSSSTIQPT, from the coding sequence ATGACTACGCGATACATGGACCTGCTGAGCGAGCAGCAGGGGCAGCTGGACGAGAACTACCGCAATGCGATGGGAGTCCTGGACGCTCTCGAGACGCTGGCTGCGCCAGAACAACATAAAGAGGAACAGGTCGCTGCGCTGCACGCGCTCAAGGCCCAGAGCGAGCCGCTTCTACGCTCTCTGGTCATGCTGCGAGTCAACAACGTGAACTGCGTCGAGGCCTACGCAACCCGCGCCAAAATCGGACCGGCCTCAGACGTGGCGAAGAGCAAGCTGCACGCTTCGGCGGGGGATAACAGCGCCGGCAACGTTCTCGGCTTGGTTGCGCGCGTTCGTGAGCTCCAGATGACGTGGCTGCAGCACCTGCAGCTGGTCAACCAGCTGTCCGTGGAGCTCGCGTATCCCCTGGgccgccgcggcagcgAGCACGTCACCGTTAACCGCGAGGGGCCGCCGCCAGAACTTGttgcggcgctggcggccTACGACGCGGGCCCTGATGCTCCTGCGGCCGCTGAGTTGCGCGCCGAGCTACTCCGCTACCTCGACGACATCAAGGCGACCCGCGCGCGCTACCTGTTAGAGAACAAGTATCTGCTGGCTGACAGCCTGCGCCAACTGACACGCGATGTCTCCTCCTGGAGCCAAAAGTGGGAGAGCCTGGAGGGCACTCTGTTCGGCGACGCTCCGTCCTCACTGCGCAGCCTCCTTCGCTCCGTGGATACAACGAAGGCTACGATCACACAGAAGGTCGCCGCCCCGGATCCAGCAGCTCCTAGCAGCTCCACGATCCAACCTACGTAA
- the CDC23 gene encoding anaphase promoting complex subunit CDC23 (Syntenic homolog of Saccharomyces cerevisiae YHR166C (CDC23)) — protein MEPLIEIRSRLRKSSQDLLQLKLYQSARWSSEALIGMCEGGVEDTTADEGSPLRNRRGKGDTGIQVSMDSEPFGERQYDLFLLASSLFDCKEYDRCAYFLRNEKHPRLKFLRLYSRFMSWDKKTQESSSDVLTKPADIAQKDPGVGTNVVDWIDERNVDTRKEANIQSQMVVDLGTGEKISITLILRELELYLVEQLANSKEPADVGYALLYYLRGILEKKQGLASEAIKSFVRSLELYPYNWTCWCELATCITRTDESLLLVKHLRDLFPANGERGDNAVMLRFFKISIFKDFGGDFDHFMDELDYLMGLFPNFSFLKSELALLNYHYMDYVNAELIFDEIVKLDPYRLDDLDIYSNILYVIQKPHKLAYLSQFAADLDAYRPETCCIIANYFSAKQQHEKAIMYFRRALTLNKTCTNAWTLMGHEFVEMKNSHAAIECYRRAVDINPCDFKAWYGLGQAYEVLDRHLYALYYLQKACSLKPLDKRMWQALANCYDKLDRPNQAIKCFQRASQLSNDQDITILYYLATLYERVQDAISCKNYMLKCIEVESANQGIILDECAKARLWLARHEVKHRNFPAAYNYASGVTHGTSQEIEAARVIARECRKRMEYQ, from the coding sequence ATGGAGCCGTTGATCGAGATACGAAGCAGATTGAGGAAGTCGAGCCAGGATCTTTTACAGTTGAAGTTGTATCAGAGCGCGCGATGGTCTTCGGAAGCGCTGATAGGAATGTGTGAGGGAGGGGTAGAAGACACGACGGCGGATGAGGGATCACCGCTGCGGAACCGGCGTGGCAAGGGCGACACAGGGATACAGGTATCTATGGACAGTGAACCGTTCGGTGAGAGGCAATACGATTTGTTTCTCCTTGCGTCGAGCTTGTTTGACTGCAAAGAGTACGACCGATGTGCGTACTTCCTCCGGAACGAGAAGCATCCGCGGTTGAAGTTCCTCCGGCTCTATAGCCGGTTCATGTCATGGGACAAGAAGACGCAGGAGTCGAGCTCCGATGTGCTCACGAAGCCGGCGGACATTGCGCAGAAGGACCCAGGGGTTGGTACGAACGTCGTGGACTGGATCGACGAGCGCAACGTGGACACACGCAAGGAGGCGAACATTCAGTCGCAGATGGTGGTTGACTTGGGGACTGGAGAGAAGATCAGCATCACTTTGATTTTGCGGGAGCTAGAGCTATACCTtgtggagcagctggcgaACTCCAAGGAGCCCGCGGACGTGGGCTATGCATTGTTATATTATCTCCGCGGTATCTTGGAGAAGAAACAGGGCCTAGCGAGTGAGGCGATAAAATCCTTCGTGAGGTCTCTGGAGTTGTACCCTTACAACTGGACGTGTTGGTGCGAGTTGGCGACGTGCATTACGCGCACGGACGAGTCTCTTCTACTTGTCAAGCATCTCCGGGACTTGTTCCCAGCCAATGGTGAGCGCGGAGACAACGCAGTGATGTTGCGTTTCTTCAAGATTTCGATTTTCAAAGACTTTGGAGGCGACTTTGACCACTTCATGGACGAGCTAGACTATCTCATGGGTCTTTTCCCCaacttctccttcttgaaATCCGAGCTTGCCTTATTGAACTACCACTACATGGATTATGTGAACGCAGAGCTTATCTTTGACGAAATAGTCAAGCTAGACCCCTACCGTTTGGATGACTTGGACATATACTCGAATATTCTTTACGTTATCCAGAAGCCCCATAAATTAGCATATTTGTCGCAGTTCGCGGCGGATCTCGACGCTTACCGCCCAGAAACGTGTTGTATTATAGCGAACTACTTTAGTGCtaagcagcagcacgaAAAAGCAATCATGTACTTCCGACGTGCGCTTACTCTCAACAAGACGTGCACCAACGCATGGACTCTAATGGGCCACGAGTTTGTGGAAATGAAAAACTCGCACGCTGCCATCGAATGCTACCGCCGTGCGGTAGATATCAATCCCTGCGACTTCAAAGCGTGGTACGGCTTGGGCCAGGCGTACGAGGTCTTGGACCGCCATCTGTACGCCCTCTACTACCTCCAAAAGGCATGCTCACTCAAACCCCTAGATAAGCGCATGTGGCAGGCGCTAGCAAACTGCTACGACAAGTTAGACAGGCCCAATCAGGCCATTAAGTGTTTTCAGCGAGCATCACAGCTCTCCAACGACCAGGATATCACCATATTGTATTATCTCGCTACTCTGTATGAGCGAGTCCAGGATGCCATCTCGTGCAAGAATTACATGTTGAAATGCATTGAGGTAGAAAGTGCCAACCAAGGAATAATACTGGATGAATGTGCCAAGGCGCGCCTCTGGCTAGCTCGCCATGAGGTAAAGCATCGGAATTTCCCCGCCGCATATAATTATGCAAGTGGTGTCACACACGGCACATCACAGGAAATAGAGGCGGCAAGAGTTATTGCCAGGGAATGCAGGAAACGAATGGAATATCAATAG